One genomic window of Syngnathoides biaculeatus isolate LvHL_M chromosome 13, ASM1980259v1, whole genome shotgun sequence includes the following:
- the LOC133510982 gene encoding SH3-containing GRB2-like protein 3-interacting protein 1, which translates to MMQGLKKRTRKALGLRRKDKDAETTSSPDKEGTGSGKKGQKKATNGAPNGFCGQFDWDRYASPDVDEEGFSQRPGDQGNAASAGKQFFSSSESEDDEEVKKKFQIKIKPLAAESAKCVAPSVDELKASVGGLALSPSLKRSPRRSLGQIKRHLSCEEIARPRRSTPTPGPAPDAPSERLAQNIPAFFGHPSETQYARYDVVPADVWGGSRPKLESLLSRSFPTGAPPPLPPKTVVSRSQGYPSHCAVDLPNGRATRSSAPIYLNILSPSSYRGSPAPDLDDVFGPRADELSVSSAGWVTFTNDRPPPPDEPAPPPPPDSPAPDTPSSTPSTPYLSPGPPPVDPPPSPPMFSTESFTPLDSPPSITLGPPPPDEPAPPLPPYFTPTSSPAVCLEEEPIDEEVLQFARYAPSQVSISPVPPLPAERRSPRAGVISPLLLGALGGKWTPEGGNLRDDISDLTGSPRELTPSFRGTPPPLPPTTYRSIMSSPGPSSGPSSPARSATPQSQDSPVPPPPPPRPSSRPKLPPGKAVQDLTGSFSPPVSGSPPPFAPLARAESSSSISSITSQSAASTPTLGRDLNLSNTGCSRGPSPLTMGPQDTLPVAAAFTETINAYFKGADPSKCVVKITGELVLSFPAGITRHFASHPTQPVLIFSISNYTRLEQVLPNPQLLCCDSPTDSLDTKEFRVNMQNLMSHLKKVAEQKPQATYYNVDMIKYQVSADGIQSTPLNLAVSWRSDANTADLRIDYKYNTEAMASPSPLHNVYFLVPVDGGVAKLQAMVPPATWNPEQQMIQWKISSLSHRSENGGVGALLGRFQMTAGPCKPSQLAVHFTSEGSTMSGCDIQLLGTGYRLSLIKKRFAAGKYVADN; encoded by the exons ATGATGCAAG GACTGAAAAAACGAACcaggaaagcgttgggcttACGAAGGAAAGACAAGGACGCAGAGACCAC GAGCTCACCTGACAAAGAAGGAACCGGAAGTGGAAAGAAAGGACAG AAAAAGGCTACTAATGGCGCACCCAACGGTTTCTGTGGGCAATTTGACTGGGACAGATAT GCGTCTCCTGATGTGGACGAGGAGGGATTTAGCCAACGTCCTGGCGACCAAGGTAACG CAGCTTCCGCGGGGAAGCAGTTTTTCTCCTCCAGCGAGTCCGAGGACGATGAAGAAGTCAAGAAAAAGTTCCAAATCAAGATCAAACCGCTGGCGGCCGAGAGCGCCAAGTGCGTCGCTCCGTCCGTGGATGAGCTCAAAGCCTCGGTGGGAGGTTTGGCGCTCTCTCCGTCTCTG AAGAGAAGTCCG AGACGCAGCCTG GGCCAGATAAAGCGCCACCTGTCAT GTGAAGAGATCGCTCGGCCCAGACGTTCTACCCCCACGCCGGGTCCCGCCCCTGACGCCCCGAG TGAGCGGCTGGCGCAGAACATCCCCGCCTTCTTCGGACATCCCTCGGAGACGCAATATGCGAGATATGACG TGGTCCCTGCCGACGTCTGGGGAGGATCGAGGCCAAAGTTGGAGTCGCTTTTGAGCAGAAGTTTCCCGACAGGAG CTCCTCCTCCGCTGCCTCCCAAAACCGTCGTGTCACGCAGTCAAGGCTACCCTTCGCACTGCGCTG TGGATTTACCCAACGGAAGAGCAACCCGCAGTTCTGCCCCCATCTACCTGAACATCCTGTCCCCCTCTTCGTACCGAGGGTCCCCCGCCCCTGACCTGGACGACGTCTTCGGCCCGCGCGCCGACGAGCTCAGCGTCTCCAGCGCCGGGTGGGTCACTTTTACAAACGACAGACCCCCGCCGCCAGATGAGCCGGCGCCGCCCCCTCCGCCCGACTCCCCCGCCCCGGACACGCCCTCGTCCACGCCCTCCACCCCGTACCTCTCGCCCGGACCGCCTCCCGTCGACCCCCCGCCTTCGCCTCCGATGTTCTCGACTGAGTCTTTCACGCCGCTGGACTCGCCGCCTTCCATCACGCTGGGACCTCCCCCCCCGGATGAACCGGCCCCTCCCCTGCCACCTTACTTCACCCCCACCAGTTCACCGGCGGTCTGCCTTGAAGAAGAGCCAATCGATGAGGAGGTGCTGCAGTTTGCACGTTACGCACCCTCTCAAGTGTCAATCAGTCCCGTCCCTCCTCTGCCGGCGGAGAGAAGGTCCCCTCGAGCGGGAGTCATATCGCCCCTGCTTTTGGGGGCCTTGGGGGGCAAATGGACTCCAGAGGGAGGGAACCTGAGGGACGACATCTCAGACTTGACCGGTTCACCGAGAGAGCTAACGCCGAGCTTCCGAGGAAcgccgcctcctcttcctccgacCACGTACCGATCGATAATGTCTTCCCCGGGGCCTTCCTCAG GTCCGTCTTCGCCAGCCCGTTCTGCCACGCCGCAGTCTCAAGACAGTCCggtccctccccctcctcccccgcgGCCTTCCTCCCGACCGAAGTTGCCCCCAGGAAAAGCGGTCCAAGACCTG ACCGGATCCTTCAGTCCTCCGGTGTCGGGGAGCCCTCCACCTTTCGCTCCACTGGCTCGGGCAGAGAGCTCTTCGTCCATCTCCTCCATAACGTCACAAAGCGCGGCGTCCACGCCGACTTTAGGCAGGGACCTCAACTTATCCAACACAG GATGCTCAAGAGGCCCCAGCCCCCTTACCATGGGACCCCAGGACACTCTGCCAGTTGCCGCTGCCTTCACAGAAACCATCAACGCGTATTTCAAAGGCGCCGACCCCAGCAA GTGCGTGGTGAAGATCACAGGAGAATTAGTTCTCTCCTTCCCTGCCGGCATCACCAGGCATTTCGCCAGTCACCCGACTCAACCCGTCCTCATCTTTAGCATCAGCAACTACACCCGACTGGAGCAGGTCCTCCCCAATCCGCAGCTGCTCTGCTG CGATTCCCCGACAGACAGTCTGGACACCAAGGAGTTCCGGGTGAATATGCAAAACCTGATGAGTCATCTTAAGAAAGTGGCTGAGCAGAAACCACAGGCAACATATTACAATGTGGATATGATCAAATATCAG GTTTCCGCAGACGGGATCCAGTCCACTCCTCTCAATCTCGCCGTGAGTTGGCGCAGCGACGCCAACACCGCCGACCTCCGAATCGACTACAAATACAACACGGAGGCGATGGCAAGTCCAAGCCCGCTTCACAACGTCTACTTTCTGGTTCCCGTGGACGGAGGCGTAGCCAAGCTCCAGGCGATGGTCCCACCCGCCACCTG gaatcCGGAGCAGCAGATGATACAATGGAAGATTTCCAGCCTTTCTCATCGGTCCGAAAACGGAG GGGTGGGCGCCCTCCTGGGCCGCTTCCAGATGACGGCGGGCCCGTGCAAACCCTCGCAGCTGGCGGTCCACTTCACCAGCGAGGGCAGCACAATGTCCGGTTGCGATATCCAACTGCTCGGAACCGGCTACAGGCTGTCGCTGATTAAGAAAAGATTCGCCGCAG GGAAATACGTGGCAGATAATTAG